In Terriglobales bacterium, the following proteins share a genomic window:
- a CDS encoding arginine decarboxylase, pyruvoyl-dependent, whose protein sequence is MGKDMVPKRLFLTKGVGKHRERLTSFELALRDAGIAAQNLVRVSSIFPPHCKIIPRKEGLKFLNPGEVVFAVVAENSTREPHRLTASSIGVAIPADRSTYGYLSEHHSFGETEDAAGDYAEELAAEMLATTLNVEFDPDKSWDEKKQIYRLSNKIVRTMNMTQSAVGDKKGLWTTVIAAAIMIFE, encoded by the coding sequence TTGGGCAAAGACATGGTCCCGAAGCGACTCTTCCTTACCAAGGGCGTAGGGAAACACAGAGAGCGCCTCACTTCTTTCGAGCTGGCGCTTCGGGATGCCGGCATCGCGGCACAGAATCTGGTTCGAGTTTCGTCGATCTTTCCACCACACTGCAAGATCATCCCGCGTAAGGAAGGCCTTAAGTTCCTGAATCCCGGTGAAGTCGTCTTTGCCGTGGTGGCCGAGAACTCCACGCGGGAACCACACCGTCTCACGGCGTCCAGCATCGGTGTTGCCATACCGGCCGACCGCTCTACTTACGGCTATCTCAGCGAGCACCATTCTTTCGGCGAGACCGAAGATGCCGCTGGCGATTACGCTGAGGAACTCGCGGCGGAAATGCTGGCTACTACGCTGAACGTGGAATTCGATCCGGACAAGAGCTGGGACGAGAAGAAGCAGATCTACCGGCTCTCGAACAAGATTGTCCGCACCATGAACATGACGCAGTCGGCTGTCGGCGACAAAAAAGGTCTCTGGACCACCGTCATCGCCGCCGCCATCATGATCTTCGAATAG
- a CDS encoding MerR family transcriptional regulator codes for MAGLFTSAEVMARTGITARQLQWWDERGIVVPSREGHRRLYSVDDLAEVAVICELRGRGFSLQRVRKVMRLLQKEFKKRLVDTVSAYSEYHLLTDGNRIYLKDSAEQVIDILKNSRQPMLAVCLSDTVRQIQSELSSAPKQPENAEAQPASTRTGRDVPERRRKAVVGVGARGRRAVM; via the coding sequence ATGGCAGGGCTGTTTACATCGGCGGAGGTGATGGCGCGAACCGGTATCACCGCGCGCCAACTGCAGTGGTGGGACGAACGGGGCATTGTCGTTCCATCGCGTGAAGGCCACCGTCGCCTTTATTCAGTGGACGATCTGGCAGAAGTCGCGGTGATTTGCGAACTGCGCGGGCGGGGATTCTCTTTGCAGAGGGTGCGCAAGGTAATGCGCCTGCTGCAGAAGGAATTCAAGAAGCGCCTGGTCGACACAGTCTCCGCGTATTCGGAGTACCACCTGCTTACAGACGGAAACCGGATTTATCTGAAGGATTCCGCCGAACAGGTGATCGACATTCTGAAGAACTCGCGTCAACCGATGCTGGCAGTTTGCCTGAGCGATACGGTCAGGCAGATCCAGTCGGAACTTTCTTCGGCGCCAAAGCAGCCGGAAAACGCGGAAGCACAGCCAGCCTCGACTCGAACGGGCCGCGACGTCCCAGAAAGACGCCGCAAAGCGGTGGTCGGAGTGGGAGCGCGCGGACGTCGGGCCGTCATGTGA